A window of Maioricimonas rarisocia genomic DNA:
TCTGAAAACTGAATTTCAGGGTCGCCCGGTCGCTTGCGGACTCAGGAGTGACCAGCGGATGACGATCCACCTCCGTATCACGTGCCGGTGCCTGCTGCTCCTGAGAGTACAAACGCTCGGACGGCACGAGAAACGAAAGACAAATGCCTGCCGTGAGCAAAACACGCATGAGATAACCGGTGAGGTTCGAAGGAAGGTCACGCCACATCCGCGCGCAGTCATCTGTGCGGCGTGAAGCAAGGAAGCCCTGAGGAGGACTCAATTCGCATGAGTCTATTTTGATGTTACGGGCATTTTCCCTGACCGTGCAAGCCCCTCTTGCTCCGGATGCGCAGCACCAGGCGGATTCGGACTGTGACTGCAGTCCGAAACACGCTTCCCGAGGAGCCTTCTGCAGCGATCAGGAAGGGGCTGTCATGGCCGCCGCCGATCTCACGGGCGCTTGTCGGACGCCTCCGGGAGTGACCACCGGGCCAGCGTGTTCTCCGCCTTGATCAGGATGCCGTCCTTCAGCAGAACCGGCGGAGCCCATGACGGCGTGTCGGCAACCTTGTAGGAGGCGACCTGCTCGAAGCCATCGCCGGTCGCGGCAACGATCTGCAGTTCGCCCGAGTCCGTCAATGCGATTACGTATCCCTCAATCGAGAGAAATGTGGCGTTGTCGCCGGTCCGTCCCGGGCCGCTCCAGAGCACTTCGCCGCTAGCGATGTCGAGGCAGAACAGCTGCCCCCGGCGATAATGCGAGAAGCCGTACAGCAGCCCGTCGTTCACGACCGCCGTGGCCATGTCCAGGGCGACGTCTTTCTGGTGCCAGTTCTCCGTGACGGTCCAATCGCCGTCCTTCTTCAGCCGGGGAGTAAAGCTGCGGACGCCGCGATTCTCGGCACCGACGATCACGTGACCCTCATGGAAGCTCGGGGTCGGCATGTTCTGGTCAGACGAGACCTGCGGGAAGGGCGTCTCCCACAGTTGTTTGCCTGTGGCGGCATCGACGCCGGTCAGCACCCGCTGGTTCCAGTCGATCACCTGCCGCACGCCGTCAATCTCGACGAGAATCGCCGACGAGTAGGAGGGGGCGTCCTTTCCCTGCCGCCAGAGTTCCTCGCCCGTGGCCGCGTTGAGGGCGATCAGCGTCCCGCCTTCGTCGTTGCCGACGTGGAGAATCACCCGGTCGCCATCGACGAGCGGGGATGTCGAGGCACCCCAGTAGGGATGGTTCGGGCTGAACTTGGTGGAGTAATCCCGCTGCCAGAGCTGCTGTCCGGTTTCTGCATTCCACGCGGACAGCAGTCCGGTGATGCTCAGAGTGAACACGCGTCCGTCAGCCAGCTCGGGTGAGGACTTCGGACCTTTGCCGTGGAACTCTGCACCGCCGCCGATCTTGAACGGCGTCTCGTAGCTCTGTTGCCAGATGGTCTCGCCGGTCGCCAGATCGAGACACCAGACGACCTCGTTCTCTCCCAGGCGGGCATGCTGCCAGACCCGGCCATCTGCGACCAGCGGCGAGCCGTAGCCGGTGCCGACGTCGACCTGCCACTGCTTCTCGAACTGATCCGGCCACGAAGCGGGCGGTGTGTAGCCTTCGACCCGCCCGGTTCGCTGGGGACCGAGCCAGCCGGTCCATTCGATGTCGGCTGCAATCAGCGACGGGCGGGCACAAGCGAGAGACACGAGAAGAAGCAGAGAGGAGCGGGCAAAGATTCGCGGCATCGTACGGACTCTTTCGGTTCGGGCGTGCGAAGTCTCATCCGGGCAGGAGGCGCACCTCCGGATCGGGAACTCCATCGTACGGACCGGGCCGCGACAGGGAAGCCTGTTTCATGCCCGCGTGACTCCGCTTAGGATGAACAGCCGACGCGGGACCTTCATCATTGCCGAGTCGCGGGCCCGGATGGGGAGCAGATTCTATGCGGCCAGAACGCAGCGGCCTTCTTCATCGAGGTTTTACGTTACTTCTTGGGCTGGTCGCCCTGCCGGCGTTCCAGGCATCGGCTGACGACTGGCCGCAGTGGGGAGGACCGCAACGGGATCTGGTGTGGCGCGAAGATGGCATCGTCCGAAAGTTTCCGTCCGGCGGGCTGCTGCCGCGGATCTGGTCGACCCCGGTCGGCGAAGGGTACGCTGGTCCGGCCGTCGCCGACGGTCGCGTGTTCGTGCTCGACTTTCTGCGGGACAGCGACAGAGGCGGCCGCGGCGGAACAGAGCGGGTCTTGTGTCTCGATGCGGAGACGGGGGACGTCCTCTGGCAGCATGCGTACCCGGTCCAGTACACAGTCAGCTATCCCAACGGACCCAGAGCCACGCCGGTCATCGATGACAACCGTGTGTATACGATCGGTGCCCTGGGGGACATGTTCTGCTTCGATGTCGCGAGCGGCGACATCCTCTGGGAGACCGGGTTCCAGAAGGAATTCGGTACGCGCCTGCCCAACTGGGGTATGGCCGCATCCCCGCTGGTCGAAGGAGATCAGCTGATCACGCTCGTCGGCGGCCAGGAGGCTCTTGTCGTCAGCTTTGACAAACGGACCGGCCAGGTGCTCTGGCGGGCCCTCGACAGTGGCGCGGTCGGCTACTGTCCACCGGCAATCTTCGAGCTGGGTGGGCGACGACAACTGCTCGTGTGGCATCCCGAAGCGCTGGTGGCGCTCGATCCGGAGGACGGCAAGCTGCAGTGGCAGATTCCGGATCGCGTCGGGGCCGGGCTGACGATCGCCACGCCCCGCGTTGTGGGCAATCGAGTGTTCGTCAGCAGTTTCTATAACGGCGGACGGATGATCGAAGTCGCTGCCGACGGTCAATCCGCGCAGATCGTCTGGCAGGGAAAGAGCGACAGTGAGATCAGCACCGATACGCTGCACTGTCTGATGAGCACGCCCGTCTTTACGGGCTCACACATCTATGGAATCGGAACGTATGGCCAGCTTCGCTGTCTGGACGCACACACGGGGGAACGGATATGGGAGACGTTCGAGGCGACCGGAGAAGGCCGGTGGTGGAACGCGTTTCTCATTCCGCACGAGGATCGGTATTTCATTCATAACGAACAGGGAGACCTGATCATCGCGCGGCTCTCTCCGGAGGGCTACGAAGAAATCAGTCGGGCGAAACTGCTCGAGCCGACTCGCCGCGTCCGTCGCCGCATGACGATCTGGTCTCATCCGGCATTCGCGATGCAGAGTGTCTTTGCCCGCAACGACCGCGAGATTGTGCGGGTCGATCTCCGCCGTGACGAGTGAACCGGCTCTCGTCGCCTTGTTCGTCGTGTGCTCGCGATTTCCGAGCGCTCATCTTTCCTTGTCCCAAGTTCCACTCGGCCGGCTGTCGACCGGGACGATGCGCAGCGACAACAGGGGGATGCTGAAACGCAGCCTCTGCGTTGCCTGTGGGGATCGATTGAGGTTGCAGACTGTTGTCCGATGGCATCGTGAACGCCTCGCGGCGTTGCGATCCCGTTTCTTCTGCAGTCCCGGTACTGCGATTATCTGGCACGCGCGAATCTCGCTGTTGACGGGCGGCGACCGGCTGTTCGAGTGGTAAACTTTCCCATTCGCTCTCCGATGGTGCGGGCCGCGAGTCGGAGTACTCTCACGAATAGGGATGGGGGCTGCATGAGAGCATTTTCTTCCATGGCGACACGGGGCGGTGCCCGCTGGCACTGCAAGGCTGCTTTCCCGGACGCACGAGGGGCCAGGAGATTTCCGGCCATTGGAGGGACGTTCGCCGGCGCATTCTAGCTGCTGACGACGTTCATCCCGCGTGGAACGGGCCAGGACAGATGTGGGGCGCCGCAATGGCGCTGCCGCCTCTCCGTCCCCAATCAATCGGCGGGCGTCCGCGCATTCTCCGGAACACGTTCCGCAGCGAGTGCGGCAGGGGCGCGTGTGGACCGTTCCCTCCACCGATGCTGCTACCTTGACTGAAAGGGCCAGAATGCCAGATGCCGGTTACGGGGTCCTGAGCGTCTGTGATGAACCACTGTGCCTGTTCGAACGGCTCTCGGACAGTCGCGATCGATGGCAACTGCTGCGGATTGCGGTCAGTCTGGACGAACTGACGGCACAGATTCTGGTGAAGCATTTCGTCGACAACAGGCAGGTGTCGCGCGAACTTCTCTTCCAACGGAATGCGCCGCTGGAACGCTTCTGGACGCGAATCGAGCTGGCGTTCGCCCTCGGGCTGATTTCCCGCCCGTTGAAAAAGGCGTTGCTGCTCGTCTGTCGCCTGAGCGAACAGATCCTGATGACGCTGCGGCCCGGTTGGTCGGTGGGGCACGAACACGTCATGGAGTCCGGCTACGGGCCGTGTGCGTGTGGTCGCGTTCCCGGTACCGCCTCGGAGGACGATCTCTCATTCCGCGTGCAGCTGTTTTCGTCGATCAGCCTGATCTGTGCGGAGATGTTCGCGGTTGAGAAAGACATCACGCGTTGTCAGGAGCGATTCACCGACACGGCGCTGGCGGAGATCGGCGACGACACGGACGGCGGCAGCGGCATCATTCCCCGGGCGTAGGAGACGCGTTTCCCTCTACGGGCTCGCCGGAGCCTTCGCCTTTGCCTCGAGGTCGTGCGAGTCACTCAACAGGATTCCGAAACCGACCAGCGCACTCGACCCGGCCATCGTGACCAGCCAGGGCGGGAATGGTTCCTCGAAGCCCTGGCCGCGGACAGCGTCGCCGGCCGCCACAACAGTCGCCACGGGCCGGGCGGCGGGAGGAGCTACGGTGTGAGGCCAGATGCGGAATGATCGGCAAGTGCTTCCTGCAGCCACCTGGTAGACGCCCGAAGGCAGGTGCGCCACGCGATACAGGCCGTCGGCGTCGCTGAATGTCCGTGCCACCTCGCGTCCCGACTGCCACACGGTGATCTGCTGGCCGGCAAGCGGTCGTCCCTGGGAATCGACGAACTGGCCCGTCAGCGTTCCTTCCGGCGTGAGCGAAACGTCGACGCATCGGTCGGGGACCGTGTGACCCGCGGCAGCAGGTGCGGCCGGAACCAGCATCCCCAGGCAGGCCAGGGCGACCGCCAGTTGCGAGATCAGCTTCTGCCAGCGCATGTGACGTGCCGTCCTTGTTCCCGACAACCGAGTGACCGGCAGGCAACCGCAAGGTGGTCGCGAACGGACCATGGCAAAGCGTGACGGTTGTGTCGGATCTGCGGCGGCCTGCCCAGTTACTGAATTCGGCTGGCAAATTGCCGGTTCGCGAACGATTTGCTCCAGCGACCGGCATTCGGTTGCGGGTTGAAAGAGAAACCGGCCGCCAGCACGGCACTTTCGCTGCAGACCGGCAGATTCTGCGCCCCGGCAGCGGGATCTTCTGTTCAGCAGACCGGGTAGGGGCCCTCGGCAAACGTGCGGTCGTGGTATCCCTTCTCGCCGATTTCACGGGCCAGGGGACTGCGGGGATCTTCGCCGCGACCGAGGCTCGCGATCACCGTCTGGAAGTCGTACCGCGGCTGCCAGCCCAGTTCGTTGCGGGCCCGGGCGTTCACGTAAACCCGATCGATGCCGGGGAACATCTTCCAGCCGCGGCTCGCGTAGACGTCTTCATACTCCGGCACGTGACGGCGGAGAACGGCCGGCGCATCGTGGCGCAGTTCGGGCAGGTCCGCCGGGACGAAGGGAGTCGTCGCACTGATGATGTAGCGGGCGAAACCGATCTGTGCGGCCCGCTCGATGGCGAGCAGGTGAGCGTCGACGACATCCTGAACATCCACCCGCCGGTACAGGAACTCGTTCGCCTTGGCATTGCCGTCTTCGTATCCCTCCCGGATCGCCGCCGAGTCGTCCTCTTCGGGAAAGAACCGGCTTGTTCGCAGCACCAGGCAGGGGAGGCCGTGAAGCTGATGGAACAGTTCGCACAGGTCTTCGGCCGCGCACTTCG
This region includes:
- a CDS encoding carboxypeptidase-like regulatory domain-containing protein, with amino-acid sequence MRWQKLISQLAVALACLGMLVPAAPAAAGHTVPDRCVDVSLTPEGTLTGQFVDSQGRPLAGQQITVWQSGREVARTFSDADGLYRVAHLPSGVYQVAAGSTCRSFRIWPHTVAPPAARPVATVVAAGDAVRGQGFEEPFPPWLVTMAGSSALVGFGILLSDSHDLEAKAKAPASP
- a CDS encoding NAD-dependent epimerase/dehydratase family protein, whose protein sequence is MRILVTGSSGHLGEGIVRTLQNAPHEAIGLDVKPSPFTTRVGSIVDRNFVRDCMRGVDAVLHAATLHKPHVATHGRQEFVDTNITGTLNLLEEAVAAGVKAFIFTSTTSAFGRAMTPPENQPATWITEDVRPMPRNIYGVTKCAAEDLCELFHQLHGLPCLVLRTSRFFPEEDDSAAIREGYEDGNAKANEFLYRRVDVQDVVDAHLLAIERAAQIGFARYIISATTPFVPADLPELRHDAPAVLRRHVPEYEDVYASRGWKMFPGIDRVYVNARARNELGWQPRYDFQTVIASLGRGEDPRSPLAREIGEKGYHDRTFAEGPYPVC
- a CDS encoding PQQ-binding-like beta-propeller repeat protein produces the protein MRPERSGLLHRGFTLLLGLVALPAFQASADDWPQWGGPQRDLVWREDGIVRKFPSGGLLPRIWSTPVGEGYAGPAVADGRVFVLDFLRDSDRGGRGGTERVLCLDAETGDVLWQHAYPVQYTVSYPNGPRATPVIDDNRVYTIGALGDMFCFDVASGDILWETGFQKEFGTRLPNWGMAASPLVEGDQLITLVGGQEALVVSFDKRTGQVLWRALDSGAVGYCPPAIFELGGRRQLLVWHPEALVALDPEDGKLQWQIPDRVGAGLTIATPRVVGNRVFVSSFYNGGRMIEVAADGQSAQIVWQGKSDSEISTDTLHCLMSTPVFTGSHIYGIGTYGQLRCLDAHTGERIWETFEATGEGRWWNAFLIPHEDRYFIHNEQGDLIIARLSPEGYEEISRAKLLEPTRRVRRRMTIWSHPAFAMQSVFARNDREIVRVDLRRDE
- a CDS encoding PQQ-binding-like beta-propeller repeat protein codes for the protein MPRIFARSSLLLLVSLACARPSLIAADIEWTGWLGPQRTGRVEGYTPPASWPDQFEKQWQVDVGTGYGSPLVADGRVWQHARLGENEVVWCLDLATGETIWQQSYETPFKIGGGAEFHGKGPKSSPELADGRVFTLSITGLLSAWNAETGQQLWQRDYSTKFSPNHPYWGASTSPLVDGDRVILHVGNDEGGTLIALNAATGEELWRQGKDAPSYSSAILVEIDGVRQVIDWNQRVLTGVDAATGKQLWETPFPQVSSDQNMPTPSFHEGHVIVGAENRGVRSFTPRLKKDGDWTVTENWHQKDVALDMATAVVNDGLLYGFSHYRRGQLFCLDIASGEVLWSGPGRTGDNATFLSIEGYVIALTDSGELQIVAATGDGFEQVASYKVADTPSWAPPVLLKDGILIKAENTLARWSLPEASDKRP